One genomic region from Colletotrichum lupini chromosome 7, complete sequence encodes:
- a CDS encoding RTM1: MARGCTPDYVNAEWSFYRFEPSTAAAVFFCVVFVLTTGLHIFQLIRTKTWYMTAFVIGGLSYTILRTGEVVGYAARAQNTTQEPGCWTLGPYIIQNVLLLIAPALMAASIYMILGRIIMLTDGESHALIKRRFLTKIFVSGDVLSLLMQSSGGGMMASGASMMDIGEKVIIIGLFIQLAVFGFFIVVAALFHRRMLLVPTAKSHQPEIRWRYYLLTLYVTSVLIWVRSVFRVIEYLKGNKGHLMTNEAYVYVFDATLMFLVMVWMNWFHPSEIGLLLRGEPPLKNGLELVMMNRKFGKIQNENSGMSA; encoded by the exons ATGGCACGAGGCTGTACCCCCGACTATGTCAACGCCGAATGGTCGTTCTACCGTTTCGAGCCTTCCACAGCAGCGGCGGTGTTCTTCTGCGTCGTCTTTGTTCTCACTACTGGTCTTCACATCTTCCAACTCATCAGAACCAAGACATGGTACATGACGGCCTTCGTCATCGGTGGACTGT CTTACACCATTCTCCGCACAGGTGAAGTGGTTGGATACGCTGCAAGAGCGCAAAACACGACACAAGAGCCCGGATGCTGGACTCTCGGCCCCTACATCATCCAGAATGTCCTTCTCCTCATCGCTCCGGCCCTCATGGCAGCCTCCATCTACATGATCCTAGGTCGCATCATCATGTTGACCGACGGAGAGAGCCATGCCTTGATCAAGAGACGCTTTCTGACCAAGATCTTCGTTTCTGGAGACGTCCTTTCGCTCCTGATGCAGTCCAGTG GTGGTGGTATGATGGCGTCCGGCGCAAGCATGATGGATATTGGCGAGAAGGTCATCATCATCGGCCTCTTCATTCAGCTCGCCGTCTTTGGCTTCTTCATCGTCGTGGCCGCCCTCTTCCACCGCAGGATGTTGCTTGTTCCGACCGCAAAGTCTCACCAGCCCGAGATCCGCTGGCGCTACTACCTCCTGACGCTCTACGTCACCAGCGTTCTGATCTGGGTGCGTAGTGTCTTCCGAGTCATCGAGTACCTGAAGGGCAATAAGGGCCACCTGATGACCAACGAAGCGTACGTCTACGTCTTTGACGCGACGCTCATGTTCCTCGTCATGGTGTGGATGAACTGGTTCCACCCGAGCGAGATCGGTCTCCTGCTTCGCGGCGAGCCACCCCTCAAGAACGGACTCGAGCTCGTGATGATGAACAGAAAGTTTGGAAAGATCCAGAACGAGAACAGCGGCATGAGCGCTTAG
- a CDS encoding versatile peroxidase VPL1, whose amino-acid sequence MHASNLLLAGLLALANAAVLPHAEDASSGAVVAKDLDTRGGAKCPAVWKQVNTELNSLFMSGPQCNDLARASIRAIFHDCGSWDTSQGLNGGCDGSLIVGVNPDVELNRSENRGLQKIAGVLQGLATKYNTTIADMIVFAGNAAIFLCPGGPKVKTFIGRADSTTSAKDGGLPDVFASADVLVALFQKKGLDAEALAALLGAHSTSTQNFVDTTKANASQDSTPGKWDVSYYKETYDFATKGTAAPGVFVFPSDSKISTSTSGDIGKKFQGFIGQQNKWSSSFTNAMEKMALFGNDKNNLADCTDSITRL is encoded by the exons ATGCACGCTTCAAACCTCCTTCTCGCCGGCCTCTTGGCACTCGCCAATGCCGCAGTCCTCCCCCACGCTGAAGATGCCTCTTCTGGTGCCGTCGTCGCAAAGGATCTTGACACTCGCGGCGGAGCCAAGTGCCCAGCAGTCTGGAAGCAAGTCAACACTGAGCTCAACTCTCTCTTCATGAGTGGTCCTCAGTGCAACGATCTCGCACGCGCATCTATCCGCGCAATCTTCCATGACTGTGGCTCCTGGGACACCTCCCAAGGCCTCAACGGTGGCTGCGACGGCTCGCTAATTGTCGGTGTCAACCCTGATGTCGAACTCAACAGGAGCGAGAACAGAGGCCTGCAGAAAATTGCCGGTGTTCTACAGGGTCTTGCAACCAAGTACAACACTACCATTGCGGACATGATTGTCTTCGCTGGAA ATGCCGCAATCTTCCTCTGTCCCGGGGGGCCCAAGGTGAAGACCTTCATCGGCCGTGCGGACAGCACCACGTCTGCCAAGGATGGTGGCTTGCCTGACGTCTTTGCCTCCGCCGACGTACTTGTTGCACTCTTCCAGAAGAAGGGCCTTGACGCCGAGGCTCTTGCTGCGCTCCTGGGGGCTCACAGCACCTCGACGCAAAACTTTGTCGATACGACCAAGGCCAACGCGTCCCAAGACTCAAC GCCTGGAAAATGGGACGTCAGCTACTACAAGGAGACATACGACTTCGCGACTAAGGGCACTGCTGCACCGGGCGTCTTTGTGTTCCCATCGGATTCCAAGATCTCCACCTCTACCTCTGGAGACATCGGAAAGAAGTTCCAGGGCTTCATCGGACAGCAGAATAAGTGGAGCAGCAGCTTTACCAACGC CATGGAAAAAATGGCACTGTTTGGAAATGATAAGAACAACCTGGCCGATTGCACCGACAGTATCACCAGGCTCTGA